Part of the Amycolatopsis sp. 195334CR genome is shown below.
GGCGGGCGGCCGAGGTGGCGACCGCCGAGCCCGGTGCCATCCGCGCGGCCTTCGCGCCGGTCACCGACGACCTGCTCGAACAAACCCGCACCCAGGCGCGGGCGGGCGCGAAGATCGTGCTCTGGCCGGAAACCCACGCGCGGGTGCTGGAACGCGACCACCGCGAACTGCTCGACAGCGCGGCTGTGATCGCGCGGGAGACCGGTGCCTACGTCAACCTGGCCTACGCGATGTACACCGGCGAGGCGCCGAACATCCGCAACCTCAGCACCATGATCACCCCGGCCGGGGAGATCGCCTGGACCTACGACAAGAGCCGGCCGACCCCGATGGAGCCGATGACGCCCGGTCCCGGTGAGGTGCCCACTGTGGACACTCCGTACGGCAGGATCGCCGGCGTCATCTGCTACGACGCCGACTTCCCGCACCTCATGCGCCAGGCCGCGGACAAGGGCGCGGACCTGCTGCTGGTCCCGGCGAATGACTGGGCCGGGTTCTCCGAGCTGCACGCGGAGAAGGCCGTCTTCCGCGACATCGAGTACGGCTACTCGATGCTGCGCAACTCCTCACACGGCCTCTCCACGGCGACCGACGCGCAGGGCCGGGTGCTCGCGAGCACGGACTGGTTCCGCACGGACCAGCAAACCCTCGTCGCGAACCTGCCGCTGCAGCCGCGCACCAGCACGGTCTACAGCACCGTCGGGGACGTCTTCGCCTGGCTGTGCCTGGCGGGTGCGGCGGCCCTCGCCCTCACCGCCCTGCGCCGCTCCCCGGCAACCGAGGCAGCTCACGCCACACGATGAAGGTGGCTTTCCTGCGCAGCGCCAGGCGCAGTGAATGTGTGGCTTTCACAGCGGAATCCGCCGTGAAAGCCACATTCACTGCATCGCTCAGGTGAGGGCGTCCGCGATGGCGGTGCCCAGGTCGGTGGTGGTGGCGGTGCCGCCGAGGTCCGGCGTGGCCACCGAACCGTCGGCGAGCACCTTCTCCACCGCGGCGTTGATCGCCCGCGCCGCCCCGCCCTCGCCGAGGTGGTCGAGCATCATCGCGCCAGCGAGGACCTGGGCCACCGGGTTCGCGATGCCCTGCCCGGCGATGTCCGGCGCGCTGCCGTGCACCGCCTCGAACATCGACGGGTGCT
Proteins encoded:
- a CDS encoding nitrilase-related carbon-nitrogen hydrolase, encoding MTKSKLLWWSGVVLLALSVHTNWASPLAAWLFAVPLLLFTAPRGLPKVLGALAIGTTVWLAATSLLFVPAALLAFGALTVLQWLAFVAHKLLSPRLPGFLGTLVFPATLAGAEYLFALVIRFGDYGALGSTQHANLPLLQLASVTGVYGITFLMGWFASTAVWAWETRNARRFVVYGLVLAAVFAAGAARLTFFAPTEKSVRVAAVSPSHTADERSGDALSTMDIEYWRAAEVATAEPGAIRAAFAPVTDDLLEQTRTQARAGAKIVLWPETHARVLERDHRELLDSAAVIARETGAYVNLAYAMYTGEAPNIRNLSTMITPAGEIAWTYDKSRPTPMEPMTPGPGEVPTVDTPYGRIAGVICYDADFPHLMRQAADKGADLLLVPANDWAGFSELHAEKAVFRDIEYGYSMLRNSSHGLSTATDAQGRVLASTDWFRTDQQTLVANLPLQPRTSTVYSTVGDVFAWLCLAGAAALALTALRRSPATEAAHATR